CGCATCACGGCCGGTTTCCCGATCAGCTTCGCGAACACGTTGCCGAGCCGGTAGTAGCCGCCCATCAACTCCGCGACGGCCATCGGATAACCCTGCAGCGCGCGCTCACGCGAGGAGCCTTCCGGCCGGGCGAGCGCCTGCACCACGGCTTCGGCCGCCAGCTGCGCCGACTCCATCGCCGCCGAGATGCCCTCGCCGTTGAACGGGCTGACCATGCCGCCCGCGTCGCCGAGCAGCAGCAGTCCGTCGCGGTAGTGCGGGGTGCGGTTGAAGCCCATCGGCAGCCCGGCGCCGCCGACCTTGCCGATCGCGTTCTCCTCGCGATAGCCCCATTCCTCGGGGGTGCTGTCGAGCCACTGGCGCAGCAGCGCGCGGTAGTCGGTGCTGCGGAAGGCCTTCGAGGTGGACAGCATGCCGAGGCCGATGTTCACCGTGCCGTCGCCGAGCGGGAACGCCCAGCCGTAACCGGGCAGCAGCTTCGGCCGGGCCGGATCGGTGCGGTCCCACAGCTCGAGGTGGCCCTCGATGAACGGGTCGTCGTGCCGCGGGCTCTTGTAGTACCGGCGCACGGCCACACCCATCGGGCGCTTCTCGTTCTTGCCGATGCCCACGCTCAGCGCGAGCCGCGCGGACACCCCGTCGCAGGCCAGCACCAGCGGCGCGCGGTAGCTGACCGGGCGCTTCTCCTCGCCGGTCTTGGCCTCGACCCCGACCACGCGCCCGGTGGCGTCGGTGATCGCGCCGGTGACCGTGGTGCGTTCCAGCAGGCGCGCGCCCGCCTTGACCGCGGTCTTCGCCAGCAGGTCGTCGAAGTCCTGGCGGGTGCGGGAAACACCGTAGGGCGGGTAGCTGGTCAGCTCCGGCCAGTCCAGTTCCAGGGTCAGCTCGCCGGTGAGGATGCGCAGGCCGCGGCTGTGCACCCAGCCCGCGTCCTCGCTGGTGTCGATGCCGAGATCGATCAACTGCTTCACCCCGCGCGGGGTGAGCCCGTCACCGCAGACCTTCTCGCGCGGGAAAACCGTCTTCTCCAGCAGCAGCACGTCCACGCCGGCCCTGGCGAGATAGGTGGCGACGGTGGAGCCCGCCGGGCCCGCGCCGACCACGATCACCTCGGCGTCGCGAGTTTGCTGCAGAGAGGTCATGTGGCCGAGTGTACGGGCGGCTTGGTGGCCCGATGGATTGCTACGACGCCGAATGTGAGGTTCATCCACTCCACATCGGTCCAGCCCGCCGAGGCGATGATCTCGCCGAACTCGCGCTGCGCGGGCCAGGCGAGCATGGATTCGGCGAGGTAGCCGTAGGCGTCCGGATTGGACGAGAACCGGCGCCCGACCCAGGTCATCGCCTTGAGGATGAACCGGCGGTAGAGGAAGCGGATCGGCGGGAAGGTCGGCGTGGACACCTCGCAGACGACCAGCCGCCCGCCCGGCCGCACCACGCGCGCCAGCTCGGTCAGCGCGGCCTTGGTGTCGACGAAGTTCCGGATGCCGAGCGAGACCGTGGCCGCGTCGAAGCTGTCGTCGGCGAACGGCAGGTGCAGCGCGTCCGCGGCGACCATCGGCACCTTGCGGTGCAGTCCCGCGCGCAGCATGCCGATGGAGAAGTCCGCGGCCAGGCACCAGGCGCCGTTGGCGGCGTACTCGGTGGTGGACACCCCGGTGCCGGCGGCCAGGTCGAGCACCTTCTCCCCGCGCTTGGCGGCGAGCACCCGCGAGGTGGTGACCCGCCAGCGGCGGTCGAAGCCGAAGGTCATGAACGAGTTCGCGCGGTCGTATCCGTCGGCGACGCCGTCGAACATGGCGGCGACCTCACGCGGATCCTTGTCGAGGCTGGCTCGGGACATGCCGCCACATTACGTCGCTACCCGCCCAGGACGCGCAACATGCCCCGGACCGCGCTCGGCCAGGTGAACTCCTCCGCCCGCGACCTGGCCGCCGCGCGGCGCTCGGGTTCGGGGCGCCCGAGCACCCCGGTGACCCCGGCGGCGAAGGCGGGCGCGTGGTCTTCGACGGCCGCGCCACCGGGCGGGCGCACGATCTCGCGCAGCGCGGACGAGGCCGAGACGACCGCGGGGGTGCCGGAGGCGAGCGCTTCGAGCGCGGCCAGTCCGAAGGTCTCGTGCGGGCCGGGCGCGAGCGAGACGTCGGCCGAAGCGAGCAGCCTGGCGACCTCGGCGCGTTCGGCGACGAAGCCGAGAAAGGTCACCGGCAGCCCGCGCGCCCGCCGCTCCAGCGCGCGCCGCCGCGGGCCGTCCCCGGCGATCACCAGCCGGACGTCCACTCCGGACTCGGTCAGCTCGGCCACGGTGTCCACGCTGCGCTCCACGTGCTTCTCCGGCGACAGGCGTCCACAGTGGACGATCAGCGCCTCGGCCCCGCCGAGCAGTTCACGCCGCAGCGCGGGATCGTGCCGTCGTGGGGTGAAGGCGAGCAGGTCGACACCCAGCGGCACCCGGCGCACGTTGGGCACGCCGATCCGGTCGAATTCGGCGCGGGCGAACGCGGTGGTGCAGACCACCGTGTCGTAGCTGCCCGCCATCCGCCGGTTCGCCGCGTCCGCCCAGTGCCTGGCCACCGGCGCGGGCACCAGGAACTGCTCCAGCAGCCGGTCCAGCCGCTCGTGCGAGATGACCACGCTCGGCACGCCGTGCCGCCGCGCCCAGGTCCCCATGCCGCGCAGGGTCAGCCGGTCGGACACCTCCAGCCGGTCCGGCCGCAGCCCGCGCAGCACTAGGCGCACCCGGTGCGGGTCGACCGCGCGATAACCGCCGGTGCCCGGGATCCGGGGCGCGGGGAGCTGGAACCGGCGCACACCGGTCGGCAGCACTTCTTCGGCGTGCCGCTGCCCTGGAACCACCAAGGTCACCTCGTGGCCGTCCGCCACGTAGCCCGCGCCGAGGTGGTGCAGCGCGGTGCGCAACCCGCCCGACCGCGGCCCGTAGAAGTTCGCGAGCTGGACGATGTGCACTCAGGCCGCCTGCGCCGCCCGGCCGGCCACCGCCTCGTAGTGGCCCATCAGCTCACCGCACACCGCGGGCCAGGTCCGGCCGAGCACCACCTTGCGCGCCCGGCCGCCGAGTCGTTCGCGCAGCGCCGGGTCGCGCAGTTCGTCCACGCGGGCGAGCAGTCCGGTGGCGAAGCGCGCGCGGTCCGCGGGCAGCAGGAAGCCGGTCCGGCCGTGCAGCACGAGGTCACGCGGGCCGCCCGCGTCCGGCGCGAGCACCGGCAGGCCGGAGGCCATCGCCTCCTGCACCGCCTGGCAGAAGGTCTCGTGCGGGCCGGTGTGCACGAAGACGTCGAGGCTGGCGTACGCGACCGACAGCTCGTCGCCGTACTTCGCGCCGAGGAAGGCGGCGCCGGGCAGACGTTCGCGCAGGCCGTCCAACTCGGGGCCGTCGCCGACGACGACCACGCGGATGCCGGGCACCCCGGCCAGCGTGGTCAGGCGGTCGACCTCCTTCTCCGGGGCGAGCCTGCCGACAAAACCGACCAGCAGCTCGCCGTTCGGCGCGAGTTCGGCGCGCAGCGCGGGATCGGCGTGCGACGGCGAGAACCGCTCGATATCCACACCCCGGCCCCAGCGGTGCACGCGCGGCACCCCGTGCGCCCGCAGTTCACGCACCGAATCGCTGGACGGCGCGAGCGTGCGGTCCGCCCGCGAGTGCACCCGCCGGACCCAGCGCCAGGCCGCCCGCGCGCCGAGACCGAGGCCGTACGCGGCGGCGAACCCGGCGATGTCGGTCTGGTACACCGCGATCGACGGCACACGCAGCCGCCGGGCCGCGGCGAGCCCGCGCGCCCCGACCACGAACGGTGAAGCCAGGTGCACCACGTCCGGGCGGAACTCGGCCATCGCGGTGAGCACGGTCCTGGTCGGCACCCCGATCGGCAGCGAGTTGACCACCGGCAGGCCGAGCGCCGGGATCCGCACCACCGGCGCGCCCCGGTATTCGGCCGGACCGGCGCCCGGTGCGATCACGAGCACCTCGTGCGCCCGGTCGCGCAGGTGCTCGACCACCCGCAGCACGGAGTTGGTGACGCCGTTGACCTGCGGCAGGAAGCTTTCGGTGACGATGGCGATACGCACGATCGGACTGTCGCACGCGCGGGTGACGCACCGGCCAACGGCGTTCGAACTCCTCGGCTCACCGTGAACTGGCCACGGGCTGGTCACCTCACCGTCGGGTTCCGGTCACCGAGCGCGGCCATGCTAGAGCGGCGTGACCCTCTTGTCGTCCCGCCCGGCCAGGCCCGTCGAGCCCGCCCTGCTGTCCAAGGCCCTCGAAGTCGCCGGTCGGCTGGCGAACGACGCGACCGACGTGATCACCGCGACCGCCGGCCGGGGTGCCCGGCCGGAGACCGGGGACACGCCGTTCGACTGGGTCACCGACACCGAGCGCATCCTGGAGCGGCACACCCGCCGGGTGCTGACCGCCGAGTTCCCCGGGGTGCCGGTGGTCGGCGAGGAGTTCGGCGCCGACCTCGGCGCCCACGAAGCCGAGTACCGCTGGGTGGTGGACCCGGTCGACGGCACCGCGAACTACGTGGCCGGAATGCCGTGGTGCGCGTTCAGCCTGGCGCTGGTCGACTCGTCGGGACCGGTGGTCGGGGTGATCGCCGACCCGTACCGGGGCCAGATCTACGCGGCGGCCCGCGGTCGCGGCGCACGGGCGAACGGCACCCCGGTGCGGTTGTCGGGCGAGCCGATGCGGACCACCGGCGCGATCATCTGCACGGAACTGGGCCGTGGTGGCGCGTGGCCGGGCATGGCGGGCTTCATCGAACAGGCCTCCGCCGCGCACGCCGGGGTGCGGGTGCTCGGCTCGGCGGCGCTGTCGGTGGCGCAGGTGGCGATGGGGCACGCGGGCGCGGCCGTGCTGCACAGCTACCACGAATGGGACGTCGCGGCCGCGGTCGCGCTGGCCATCGAATCGGGCGCGGTGGTGATGGACCGGCACGGGGAAGGCAACGCGCTGCCCTCGGACGGCCTGCTGGTGGCCGCTCCTGGCCTGGCCGAAGCCGTTCTCGACTGGTGGCGGGGTACGTCAGTCAGCCGGGGCTGACGCGGCCGACCGGCGCAGCAGGCGACGCGAGAACCACCAGGCCGGACCGGCGACCAGCCAGGTGAACAGGACCGTCGTGCCCAGCGGCAGCAGCGTCAGCGACGCACTCCGGCCCGCGACGCGCGCCAGCTCCGGGTCCTCGGTGTTGTATTCGACCCGGACCAGCTGACCGGCCTGCAGACCCTCGGGGTAGAGCACGCCCAGCGACGGCGTGTGCGCCACACCGTCCGGGGTGACGAACCGGATCAGCGTCCGGTCGAACGAAACCGACAGCACCTCGGCGTCGGCCAGGCCGCGGTGGTCGGTGATCGAACCGTCGTTGCGCACCGCGGCGAAGAAGAGCGTCACGCAGAGCAGGGTGAGCACGGCGGCGACGCCGACCAGCACGCGGACACCGATCCGCAGCAGCTTCTCACTCCTGGGGGACATGGGGACACCCTAGGCACTGGCCGGTGAGTCTGGTCGATGGGCTTCGTGATCCAGACCGCGAGCGTGGCTCGCCGGACAGTGCCTAGCCACCCGGGACCCGCAGGCGTGGCGGGTTGCCGACACCTGCGAGCCCCGGGTGCGGGCTGGTCGTGCCGATGCCCGCCAGCCGTGTGCCGGACTAGTAGTCGCGGCCCGCTTCCGTGCCGTGGTCGTGACCGTGCCCGTGCTCCGCCAGTTCGGCGTGCGTGAGCTTGATCTTCGACCACGACTTCGGCTCGGCGGGCGCGCCGTCGGCCGCCCGGGCCACGGTCGCCGCCGAAACCGCGGACGGCTGTCCCGTCGGGCTGAACTCCGGGCGTCCCGGGGTGTACAGCCAGGTCTGGAACAGGTCGTACAGCGGCTTGCCGGAGATCTTCTCCGACAGCGCGATGAACTCCGGAATGGTGGCGTGCGTGCCCTTCTTCTGCGCCTGCCAGGTCTGCAGGATCTTGAAGAAGCTCTCGTCGCCGACCGCCTTGCGCAACGCGTGCACGGTCAGCGCGCCGCGGTCGTAGACGGCCGCGTCGAACTGCTTGTCCGGCCCCGGGTCACCGGGCTTGACCTGCCAGAACGGGCTGTCCGCCGGGTAGGAGTTGTACAGGTACTCGGCCAGTTCGTCGGCCGTGCCCTCACCGATGCTCTCCGACCACAGGAACTCCGCGTAGCTGGCGAAGCCCTCGTTCAGCCAGATGTCGCTCCACTTGCCCAGCGACACCGAGTCGCCGAACCACTGGTGCGCCACCTCGTGCGCGACCACCGAGGTGTTCGAGCCGTTGCGCCAGAAGCTGTTGCCGTAGACCGAGCGCGTCTGGTTCTCCAGCGCGAAGCCGATCGCGTTGGACGCCACCCCGCCCTGCGCTTCGAACGGGTAGGGCCCGAACTGGGTGGCCAGGAAGTCGGTGACCTCGGGCGTGCGCTCGATGCTGGCCTTCGCGGCGGGCAGCGCGGCGCCCAGCGCCGGGTCGTATGCGGACAGGAACGGCTGCCCGCTCGGCGTGGTCGACTGCAGCACCTCGAACCCGCCGACGGCGAGGAAGGCCAGGTAGGTGGCCTGCGGCTGGGTGCTGCGCCAGTTCCACCGCGTCCAGCCGGTGCGCTGCTTGGTCTTGCGCACCAGGGTGCCGTTGGTGATGGCGGAAACGGCGTCGGGGACCTCGACGGAGACGTCGAAGGTGGCCTTGTCGGTGGGGTGGTCGTTGGCCGGGTACCACCACTCCGAGCTGAACGGCTCGTCCACCACTTCGGCGCCGGTCGGCGTCTTGCGCCAGGCCGTCGCACCGTCGACGACGACCTTCGACGGCGTGTCGGCGTAGCTGACCACGATGGTGACGAACTGGTTCTTCGCCAGCGGCTTGGCCGGCTTCACCACCAGCTCGCTGGGGTCCTTCGCGTCCTTGCTGAACTGCGCGGGCGCGTTGTTCACCCGCACCGAACTGACCTTGAGCGCGAAGTCCAGGTTGAGCGCGGACAGCTCCTGCGTGGTGGTGGCCAGGATGGTCGTCTGCCCGGACAGCTGGTCGGTCGACGGCTGGTAGGTCAGCCTGATGTCGTAGTGCTGGACGTCGTAACCCCCGTTGCCGGCACCCGGGTAGTAGGCGTCCCCGGCCCCTGGCGCACCGGGCGCCGGGGCGGCGCTGGCCGTGGAGGCCAGCAGGATCGAGGCGAGGCCGGTGGCCACCGCACCGACTCCCGCGCGAGTTCTCAGGCGCATCTATACCCTCCGAAGTGTCCGTGGCTCGAGCTTGGGCGAACCTATCGCCGCGGCTGGGTCCGAGGAACAACCAAAAGGAGGGTCTTGCCTGCTGAGAACGGTCCAACCGGGAATTCCACGGTCGACCTGAACAGTGACCTCGGCGAGGGCTTCGGGATCTGGTCCCTCGGCGACGACGAAGCGCTGCTGGACGTGGTGACCAGCGCGAACGTCGCCTGCGGTTTCCACGCCGGTGACCCGACGATCATGCGTGCCACCTGCGACCGGGCCGCCAGGTCCGGCGTGGTGATCGGCGCGCAGGTGTCCTATCGCGACCTCGCCGGCTTCGGCAGGCAGCGGATGGACGTGCCGCCGGACCGGCTCGCGGACGAAATCACCTACCAGATCGGCGCGCTGGACGCCTTCGCGCGCGCGGCCGGGACGCGGGTCGCGTACGTGAAGCCGCATGGAGCGCTCTACAACACCGTGGTGACCGACTCGGTGCAGGCCGGGGGCGTCGCCGAAGGCGTGCGGCGGTACGGCTCGCTGCCGGTGCTCGGCCTGCCGGGGTCCGCCCTGCTTTCGGCCGCGGAAGCCGCCGGGCTGCCCACGGTGACCGAGGCGTTCGCCGACCGGGCCTACACCCCGGAGGGCCACCTGGTCTCGCGGCGGGAACCGGGCGCGGTGCTGCACGACGCCTCGGTGATCGCCGCGCGTTGTGTCGACCTGGCCACACACGGCCGGATCACCGCCATCGACGGCTCCACGGTGACGGTCGGCGCCCGCTCGATCTGCGTACACGGAGACACGCCGGGCGCGGTGGAAATCGCCCGCGCGGTACGAGCGGCGCTGGAGGACGCGGGCATCCGCCCACAGGCTTTCGCGGACTGAAGCAGGTCAGCAGACTTCCGCGGACTGAAGCAGGTCAGCAGACTTCTGCGGGCTGACGCAGGCGGCAGACTTCCGCGGGCAAAAAGCAGGCAGCAGGCTTCCACGAGCTGAAGCAGGCCAGGCTTCTGCGGGCTGAAGCAGGTTTCAGACCGAGGCGGAAACGGCAGCCCGAAGGCGGGCGTGCAGGTCGCGGTGCCGGGCGCGGTCGACCCGCACCTCGATCACCCGCAGGCCGGGTGCCGGGCGCAGCGCGGCCCGGAACTCGGTCAGCGTCTCGGCCACCACGTGCGGCACGCGGTACCCGGCGCACAACGCGCCGAGGTCCGCCCCGTGCGGGGTGCCGAAGACCCGCTCGAACCCGGCGCTGTGCTCCGGCGCGCCCTGCTCCAGCAGCGTGAAGATGCCACCACCGTCGTCGTTCAGCACCACGATGGTCAGGTCCGGCCGCGACTCGGCGGGCCCGGTGAGCAGGCCGTTGATGTCGTGCAGGAAGGTCAGGTCGCCGAGCAGCGCGTATGACGGTCCCTTGTGGACGCTGGCGGCGCCGATCGCGGTGGACACCGCGCCGTCGATGCCTGCCACCCCGCGGTTGCGGTGCACCAGCACGTCCGGCCGCATGCCGCCGGCCAGCGCGATGTCCCGCGTCGGGTTCGACGGCCCGACCACCAGCATCGCGTCCTCCGGCAGCGCCTCGACCAGCTCCGCGGCCAGCCGCAGGCCGGTCGGCCACGCCTCCTCGGCCAGCGCCTCGCGGACCGCGGCCTTCGCCGCCGCGTCCGCGCGCTGCCAGCTCGCCAGCCACTCCGGGTCGGCGGGCTTGGTCGGCTCGGCGAACCACTGGCCCACCTGCCGCACGTTGTGCGCGGGGGCAGGCCAGTCCGAATCCGGCCGGACCAGCAGCACCTCCACGTCCGCGTCCGAGAGCAGCGCCTGGACCTGCCGGAACACCGTCGGCCTGCCGAGGCAGAGCACCTGCTCCGGCTTGTGCCGTTCGATGAACTCCGGCACCCCGAGCAGCCAGGCACCGGCACCGATCGCGGTCGACCCGGTCAGCCCGATGCCGCCGGTCTCCGAGACCACCGGCCAGCCGTGCTGCTCGGCCCATTCGCTGGCCGCGCCGACCCCGGTGTCACAGGCGATGACCAGGCCGTGCCGCGCCGAGGGCACCACGAACGCGGGCAGCGCGCCGAAGTCGGGCAGCTCGGTCCACCGGGCACCGCCGGGGCGGCCCTCCAGCGACTCGTACCACTCGCCGTCCTCTTCGTCCGGCACCAGCGGCTCGCGAAAGGGGATGTTCAGGTGGACCGGCCCGCTGCGCCACTCGCCGTAGGCCGCGTTCCAGGCCCGGCAGACCTGGCTGCGCCAGTACGAGTTCTGCCCGGCGCGGCGTTCGGCGACCGCCAGCTCGTCGCCGTAGCGGACCGCGTCGCCGTAGAGGCGGCGCTGGTCGATGACCTGGTTGGCCCCCGCCGCGCGCAGCTCGGGCGGGCGATCGGCGGTGAGCACGATCAGCGGCACCCCGGCTCGGTCGGCTTCGAGCACGGCGGGGTGGAAGTTCGAGGCGGCGGTGCCCGAGGTGCACAGCACGGCCACCGGGCGGCCGGTGCGCGCGGCGATGCCGAGCGCGAGGAAGGCGGCGCTGCGCTCGTCGATCCGGACGTGCAGCCGCAGCTTGCCGGTCGACGCCGCGTCGTAGAGCGCGAGCGAGAGCGGGGCGTTGCGGGAGCCGGGGCAGAGCACGACGTGCGAGACGGTGTTGCGGATCAGCTCGTCCACGATCACCCTGGCCTGCGCGGTCGACGGGTTCACCGGGCGTCCCCCGGCAGGTCCTCCGCGCTCATGGCCATAGGTCCTATTCTCCCAGGCGTGAGTGACGCCCAAGTTTCCGAGCTGTTCGACCCCGCCTCTTGGTCCGAGGTCGAAGGGTTCGACTTCACCGACATCACCTACCACCGTTCCACGGAGAGCCGCTCAGGCAAACGCGTCGTCCGGGTGGCATTCGACCGGCCGGACGTCCGCAACGCCTTCCGGCCGCACACCGTCGACGAGCTGTACCGCGCGCTCGACCACGCGCGGATGAGCTCGGACGTCGGCTGCGTGCTGCTCACCGGCAACGGCCCGTCGTCGCGGGACGGCGGGTGGGCTTTCTGCTCCGGTGGTGACCAGCGTATTCGCGGTCGGTCCGGGTATCAGTACGCGGACGGGGAGACCTCCGACACGGTGGACCCCGCGCGGGCCGGGCGGCTGCACATCCTCGAGGTCCAGCGGCTCATCCGATTCATGCCGAAAGTCGTGGTAGCGGTGGTGCCGGGCTGGGCGGCGGGCGGCGGGCACTCGCTGCACGTGGTGTGCGATCTCACGCTCGCCTCGGCCGAGCACGCGCGGTTCAAGCAGACCGACGCCGACGTCGGCTCGTTCGACGGCGGGTACGGCTCGGCCTACCTGGCCCGGCAGGTCGGGCAGAAGTTCGCCCGCGAGATCTTCTTCCTCGGCCGGTCCTACACCGGCGAGGAAATGCACCGCATGGGCGCGGTCAACGCGGTGTTCCCGCACGCCGAGCTGGAGGCCGAGGCGCTGCGCTGGGCGTGGGAGATCAACGGCAAGTCGCCGACCGCGCAGCGCATGCTCAAGTACTCGTTCAACCTGATCGACGACGGCCTGGTCGGCCAGCAGCTCTTCGCCGGGGAAACCACCCGGCTGGCGTACATGCAGGACGAGGCGGTCGAGGGCCGCGACGCCTTCCTGCAGAAACGCGATCCGGACTGGTCCGGCTACCCGTACTACTACTGATGCGGGTCGTCGCCGAGTTCTCGGAACTGCCGGGGGCACTGGCCGCGGCGCTGGACGGCGGTCCGGCGGTGCTGCCGGTCGGCGACCCCGCGCTGGCCGAGGCGATGCGGCCGGACCTGCCGGTCGAGGACGGCACCGCGGTGATCATCGCGACCTCGGGCTCGACCGGGGCGCCGAAGGGCGTGCTGCTGTCCGCGGCCGCGCTGCGGGCGTCCGCGGAAGCCACGCACGAGCGGCTCGGCGGGCCGGGTCGCTGGCTGCTCGCGACGCCACCGCAGTACATCGGCGGACTCCAGGTGCTGGTGCGCTCGATGCTCGCCGGGACCTCGCCGGTGGTGCTCGACTCGCGGGCCGGGTTCCGGGCGACGGACTTCGCCGACGGTGTGCGCGAGCTGGTCCGGCGGCCGGGGCCGCACTACAGCGCGCTGGTGCCGACACAGCTGTCGCGACTGGTGGACGCGGGGCCGGAGGTGACGCGTGAGGTCGCGCGACTGGACGCGATCGTGCTCGGCGGGGCCGCGCTGGACCCCGGGCTCGCCGAACGCGCGGCTTCGGCCGGCATCACCGCGGTGCCCGCGTACGGCATGAGCGAGACCGCCAGCGGCTGCGTCTACCAGGGCGTTCCATTGTCCGGAGTGGACATTCGCATCGGTGGCGGCGGCCGGGTGGAGATCGCCGGTTCCGTGCTGGCGCACGGGTATCGGCTCAACCCGGAGCTGACTGCGGAGTCCTTTGTGGATGGCTGGTTCCGCACCAGCGACCTCGGCCGGTTCGACGACGGGCGGCTGACGGTGCTCGGCCGCGCCGACGACGTGATCAACACCGGCGGGGTCAAGGTGCCCGCGGCCGCGGTGGAGCGGGCGTTGCTGGCGCACCCGTCGGTGCGGGCGGTCTGCGTGGTCGGCGTGCCGGATCCGGAGTGGGGCGAGGCCGTGGTGGCCGCGGTGGTGCCCGCGAAAGGCCCTCTTCCGGAGGACGAACTGCGGGCGCTCGTGCGGGCGGAAGCGGGCGCCGCGGCGGTGCCGAAGCGGCTGCTCGCGCTGGCCGAGCTGCCGCTGCGCGGGCCGGGCAAGGTGGACCGTAGCGGCGTTCGCACCTTAGCTGAACAGGGGTAACACGGTCAGGGATGGTTGATTGACAGATCACGTAGCGTGCCTTTGGCTGGCGTTCCGTGATCAAGAGAACCCGGGCGGTCACCCTGTGCGTGCTGCTCGCCCTGACCGCCCTGACCACCCCCGCCGTCGCCACCGGACCGGTGAGCTGGACGGTCGAACCACCGCGCGGCCGGATCGACCCGGTACCGGGCACACCGGCCAGTGCCTCACCACTGAGCATCGAGGAACTACCCGCCAAGCAGCTCCAGTCCGAAGTGGACACCGTGCGCGCGGAGTTCGGCGCGCCGGGAGTGGCGGTGGACCTCCGCGGGCAGCACCCGGACGGCCGGTGGACCGAATGGGTCGAGGCGCTGCCGGGCGCGCCGACCGTGCTGCCCGGCGCGACCCGTTCGGTGCAGGCGCGGCTGGTGCTGACCGGGCCGGTCGGCACGGCGGTCGGGCCGGTCGGGTTGACCGCCTGGCACGCGGGAACCGAGGTCACCGACCCGACGCTCGCCGCGACGTACCGGGTGTTCGCCACGCGTGAGGGCCTGGTCGGCGGGACCACCGCGAACGGGCACAAGATCGTGCAGCGGGACCATTTCGTGGCACTGCCGTCGCGGCGCGGGCTGGCGGGGAAGGGGCAGGGCAACTACTCGGTGAAGGTGTGCACGCCCGACCACGCGCGGTGCGAATGGGCACCGGTGTGGGACGTCGGGCCGTGGAACATCAAGGACGACTACTGGAGCGTCGAGCGGCTGAGCTGGGGTGAGCTGCCGCGCGGGCTGCCGCAGGCGCAGGCGGCGTACCAGCACGGGCACAACGGCGGGAAGGACCAGTTCGGCCGGAAGGTGGCGAACCCGGCGGGCATCGACCTGGCCGACGGCACCTTCTGGGACGGGCTGAAGCTGAAGGACAACGCCTGGGTGGACGTGACCTACCAGTGGACCGGCGGCGGTCCGTGGGGCACGGTGACCTCGCTGGACTCGCTGAACGTGCGCACCGGCCCGCACAGCGGCGAACGGCAGGTTGGCCTGGCGGCGCGGCACGCGCAGATCCGCATCGACTGCGCCGCGGCGGGGGAATCCGTCGACGGCACCGAAGGCACGAACGACCGCTGGTACCGGCTGGCGGAGGGCATGTACGTGTCGGGTGCCTACGTGCGACTGGCCCAGCCGCCGCCACCCTGCTGACCCTGCCGACCGGCGAAGAGCGCCGGTGACCAGAATGATCGGTATGGCGACGCTGACCGAATGGATCGAGGGGGCGCGGCCGCGAACGCTGCCGAACGCGGTGGCACCGGTGGTCGCCGGGATCGGGGCGGCGACGGCGCTCGACGCGTTCTCCTGGTGGCGCTCGCTGCTCGCGCTGGGCGTGTCGCTCGCGCTGATCATCGGCGTCAACTACGCCAACGACTACTCCGACGGCATCCGCGGCACCGACGCCGACCGCGTCGGCCCGCTGCGGCTGGTCGGCTCGGGCACGGCGAAGCCGAAGGCGGTGCTGGCCGCCGCGCTCACCTCGCTCGGGCTGGCCGGGGTGCTCGGGCTGGTGCTGGTCG
The genomic region above belongs to Amycolatopsis sp. YIM 10 and contains:
- a CDS encoding DUF3592 domain-containing protein codes for the protein MSPRSEKLLRIGVRVLVGVAAVLTLLCVTLFFAAVRNDGSITDHRGLADAEVLSVSFDRTLIRFVTPDGVAHTPSLGVLYPEGLQAGQLVRVEYNTEDPELARVAGRSASLTLLPLGTTVLFTWLVAGPAWWFSRRLLRRSAASAPAD
- a CDS encoding glycosyltransferase family 1 protein; translated protein: MRIAIVTESFLPQVNGVTNSVLRVVEHLRDRAHEVLVIAPGAGPAEYRGAPVVRIPALGLPVVNSLPIGVPTRTVLTAMAEFRPDVVHLASPFVVGARGLAAARRLRVPSIAVYQTDIAGFAAAYGLGLGARAAWRWVRRVHSRADRTLAPSSDSVRELRAHGVPRVHRWGRGVDIERFSPSHADPALRAELAPNGELLVGFVGRLAPEKEVDRLTTLAGVPGIRVVVVGDGPELDGLRERLPGAAFLGAKYGDELSVAYASLDVFVHTGPHETFCQAVQEAMASGLPVLAPDAGGPRDLVLHGRTGFLLPADRARFATGLLARVDELRDPALRERLGGRARKVVLGRTWPAVCGELMGHYEAVAGRAAQAA
- a CDS encoding glycosyltransferase gives rise to the protein MHIVQLANFYGPRSGGLRTALHHLGAGYVADGHEVTLVVPGQRHAEEVLPTGVRRFQLPAPRIPGTGGYRAVDPHRVRLVLRGLRPDRLEVSDRLTLRGMGTWARRHGVPSVVISHERLDRLLEQFLVPAPVARHWADAANRRMAGSYDTVVCTTAFARAEFDRIGVPNVRRVPLGVDLLAFTPRRHDPALRRELLGGAEALIVHCGRLSPEKHVERSVDTVAELTESGVDVRLVIAGDGPRRRALERRARGLPVTFLGFVAERAEVARLLASADVSLAPGPHETFGLAALEALASGTPAVVSASSALREIVRPPGGAAVEDHAPAFAAGVTGVLGRPEPERRAAARSRAEEFTWPSAVRGMLRVLGG
- a CDS encoding geranylgeranyl reductase family protein gives rise to the protein MTSLQQTRDAEVIVVGAGPAGSTVATYLARAGVDVLLLEKTVFPREKVCGDGLTPRGVKQLIDLGIDTSEDAGWVHSRGLRILTGELTLELDWPELTSYPPYGVSRTRQDFDDLLAKTAVKAGARLLERTTVTGAITDATGRVVGVEAKTGEEKRPVSYRAPLVLACDGVSARLALSVGIGKNEKRPMGVAVRRYYKSPRHDDPFIEGHLELWDRTDPARPKLLPGYGWAFPLGDGTVNIGLGMLSTSKAFRSTDYRALLRQWLDSTPEEWGYREENAIGKVGGAGLPMGFNRTPHYRDGLLLLGDAGGMVSPFNGEGISAAMESAQLAAEAVVQALARPEGSSRERALQGYPMAVAELMGGYYRLGNVFAKLIGKPAVMRAATKYGLRINALLPLVYKGLSGCYDAKGGDVVDRLIAAAARATPSPR
- a CDS encoding inositol monophosphatase — its product is MTLLSSRPARPVEPALLSKALEVAGRLANDATDVITATAGRGARPETGDTPFDWVTDTERILERHTRRVLTAEFPGVPVVGEEFGADLGAHEAEYRWVVDPVDGTANYVAGMPWCAFSLALVDSSGPVVGVIADPYRGQIYAAARGRGARANGTPVRLSGEPMRTTGAIICTELGRGGAWPGMAGFIEQASAAHAGVRVLGSAALSVAQVAMGHAGAAVLHSYHEWDVAAAVALAIESGAVVMDRHGEGNALPSDGLLVAAPGLAEAVLDWWRGTSVSRG
- a CDS encoding demethylmenaquinone methyltransferase; translated protein: MSRASLDKDPREVAAMFDGVADGYDRANSFMTFGFDRRWRVTTSRVLAAKRGEKVLDLAAGTGVSTTEYAANGAWCLAADFSIGMLRAGLHRKVPMVAADALHLPFADDSFDAATVSLGIRNFVDTKAALTELARVVRPGGRLVVCEVSTPTFPPIRFLYRRFILKAMTWVGRRFSSNPDAYGYLAESMLAWPAQREFGEIIASAGWTDVEWMNLTFGVVAIHRATKPPVHSAT